A window from Citrus sinensis cultivar Valencia sweet orange chromosome 5, DVS_A1.0, whole genome shotgun sequence encodes these proteins:
- the LOC102608994 gene encoding E3 ubiquitin-protein ligase CIP8, with translation MAESPSQAPTPTTPTASDTDPTQYWCHHCEKRVSIETLANLPDVICHECKNGFVESIPVTLTPPFSPPSLTPDHVDDPSFGSQFLQVLRLIAQAARDEDAPQQLTQDPQYGHDFLRIELDGWENDAREDENDENEENRNVDEEGDENENENEDDEENEGGEDRSDNENEENIENEDEEDLRRRWRDVLPLRIRDFATRSRSGRNRILDWAEILNNSIEFRLEAPESDRYIGNPADYMDAAGYEALLQNLAESDGGRRGAPRAAKSAVLELPTVEILSEQETIVCAICKDMVNVGETATKLPCGHVYHGDCIVPWLDSRNTCPVCRFELPTDDPEYEEERKKRVSAGASVGGASGSAGGNLSLG, from the coding sequence ATGGCCGAATCTCCATCTCAGGCACCGACACCGACAACACCTACTGCGTCGGATACTGACCCGACGCAATATTGGTGCCATCACTGTGAGAAACGTGTGTCAATCGAAACCCTTGCCAATCTCCCCGATGTTATTTGTCATGAATGTAAGAACGGCTTTGTCGAATCAATCCCCGTAACGTTAACCCCACCCTTTTCCCCACCTTCATTGACCCCTGATCACGTCGATGACCCCTCCTTCGGATCCCAGTTCCTTCAGGTCCTGCGTTTAATAGCGCAAGCCGCGCGTGATGAGGACGCGCCCCAGCAGCTTACCCAGGATCCCCAGTATGGACATGATTTTCTTCGAATTGAGCTCGATGGATGGGAGAACGATGCGCGTGaggatgaaaatgatgaaaacgAAGAGAACCGAAACGTTGACGAAGAAGGGGACGAAAATGAAAACGAAAACGAAGACGACGAAGAGAATGAAGGAGGAGAAGATCGATCTGATAACGAGAACGAAGAGAATATAGAAAATGAAGACGAAGAAGATCTGAGACGGAGGTGGCGGGATGTGCTCCCCCTACGGATCCGAGACTTCGCGACCCGATCGAGATCCGGTCGTAATCGGATCCTGGACTGGGCCGAGATTCTGAACAACTCGATAGAATTTCGACTTGAAGCTCCGGAATCCGACCGGTACATAGGCAATCCTGCGGATTACATGGACGCAGCTGGATACGAGGCGTTGTTGCAGAACTTAGCTGAAAGTGACGGTGGTAGGAGAGGGGCCCCGCGCGCGGCGAAATCTGCTGTGTTAGAGCTACCAACGGTGGAGATTTTGTCTGAGCAGGAGACTATTGTATGTGCTATATGTAAGGATATGGTCAATGTTGGTGAAACTGCTACGAAGTTGCCTTGTGGACATGTATATCACGGGGACTGTATTGTCCCGTGGCTGGATTCGAGGAATACGTGTCCGGTCTGTAGGTTTGAATTGCCAACGGATGATCCCGAGTACGAGgaagagaggaagaagagagTTTCTGCCGGTGCCAGTGTAGGTGGAGCTTCGGGCTCTGCTGGAGGGAATTTGAGTTTAGGTTGA